The following proteins come from a genomic window of Pirellula staleyi DSM 6068:
- a CDS encoding PQQ-binding-like beta-propeller repeat protein, whose translation MKLSLPLRFGSMLAYCLLLLSTTLSAAEPARENWPNWRGPRGDGTSLEANIPTTWNGETGENIAWKVAVPGSGHSSPIVHGDHLFLLSCLPASEEKPVASRVLLAFDRKSGKQHWMTPIVDAELEKKHSLNSFASGTPATDGKAVFLSFLDPDFASDKETTPGEMVVAAVDYGGKILWTKRPGRFSSTHGFCSSPVLFEDLVIINGDHDGDAYIVALNKESGEEVWKTSREHRTRSYVTPIIREIDGQWQMILSGSKCVASYDPATGKQLWQMEGPTEQFVASPVYDGKYVYLTAGFPERHILAIEPRAKGKIGDEKIIWRTTKAAGYVPSPVLAGEFLLVAADNGTASCYAAQSGELQWTERMGKHYSPSLVSASGLAYLLADDGMMKVVKPGPVLDVIAENKLGEYVYSSPAISQGQLFIRGEKHLFAIGTSDK comes from the coding sequence ATGAAGTTATCGCTCCCCTTGCGCTTTGGGTCGATGCTTGCCTACTGTTTGCTCCTGCTCAGCACGACACTTTCTGCTGCCGAGCCTGCCCGCGAAAATTGGCCCAACTGGCGTGGTCCGCGCGGCGATGGGACGAGCCTCGAGGCGAACATTCCCACCACGTGGAACGGCGAAACGGGGGAGAATATCGCCTGGAAAGTCGCAGTCCCAGGGAGCGGACATTCCTCACCCATCGTGCATGGGGATCACCTCTTTTTGCTGAGCTGTTTGCCTGCGAGCGAAGAAAAGCCGGTTGCCTCGCGCGTCCTCCTCGCATTCGATCGCAAAAGTGGCAAACAGCACTGGATGACCCCGATCGTCGACGCGGAACTCGAGAAAAAGCACTCTCTCAATAGCTTCGCGTCGGGAACTCCGGCGACCGATGGCAAGGCTGTCTTCCTTTCCTTTCTCGATCCAGATTTCGCGAGCGACAAAGAAACGACACCGGGCGAAATGGTTGTCGCTGCTGTCGACTACGGCGGAAAAATCTTGTGGACCAAGCGTCCCGGCCGATTCTCGAGCACGCATGGTTTCTGTAGCTCGCCGGTGCTCTTCGAGGATCTCGTGATCATCAATGGCGATCACGATGGCGATGCCTATATCGTGGCTTTGAACAAGGAGAGTGGAGAAGAGGTTTGGAAAACCTCGCGCGAGCATCGGACACGCAGCTATGTCACGCCAATCATTCGCGAGATCGATGGCCAGTGGCAAATGATTCTTTCAGGAAGCAAGTGTGTCGCCAGCTACGATCCCGCTACGGGAAAACAGCTCTGGCAGATGGAGGGGCCCACCGAGCAGTTTGTGGCGTCGCCAGTGTACGACGGTAAGTATGTCTATTTGACCGCCGGTTTTCCCGAGCGGCATATCTTGGCGATCGAGCCCCGCGCGAAGGGAAAAATCGGCGACGAGAAGATCATCTGGCGCACCACCAAAGCTGCTGGCTATGTCCCCTCCCCTGTCCTGGCTGGCGAGTTTTTGTTGGTCGCTGCTGACAACGGAACAGCTTCGTGCTATGCCGCGCAGTCGGGGGAGTTGCAATGGACCGAGCGGATGGGAAAGCATTACAGCCCTTCCCTGGTGAGCGCTAGCGGCCTCGCCTACTTGCTGGCCGACGACGGCATGATGAAGGTCGTGAAGCCGGGGCCCGTGCTCGATGTGATCGCGGAGAACAAGCTCGGCGAGTATGTCTACTCGAGCCCCGCCATCAGCCAAGGTCAGTTGTTTATTCGTGGCGAAAAGCATCTGTTTGCGATTGGTACAAGTGATAAGTAA
- a CDS encoding dienelactone hydrolase family protein — translation MTKSISRRELLASAAAASSLAALPAHVLLGEEKAVAANRPQVPDWIVALQAFPEKLPDDVPPLVPLLVDGSGAKITTREGWETKRATYRADWQKRLGTIARNPANPPKLTVLKEDRIDGCVRQHVSYESEPGFATEAYWIRPEKYVGKLPAVVVFHSTVDHSISQPAGLAGPEEKWFGLRYAKQGFATFSPRNFLWPTSDKIDAKNQAEKFLSRKPDCLGMEKMLHDALVAVDIVSARAEVDPQRIGAIGHSLGAKEVLYLAAFDDRVRATISSEGGIGKSFSNWEAPWYLGPLAKDEQFHHDHHELLACVAPRPFLLVAGESADSDRGWPLVDKAREVYELYGKPAAVAQLNHRGGHAVPLEVLPKFDEFLRTFV, via the coding sequence ATGACCAAATCGATCTCGCGTCGTGAGCTTCTCGCATCCGCAGCTGCTGCCTCCAGTCTTGCTGCCCTTCCCGCACACGTCTTGCTAGGCGAGGAGAAAGCGGTGGCTGCAAATCGCCCCCAAGTTCCTGACTGGATCGTGGCGCTACAAGCGTTTCCCGAAAAATTGCCGGACGATGTTCCGCCTCTTGTGCCGCTGCTAGTCGATGGCTCGGGAGCCAAGATCACCACCCGCGAGGGATGGGAAACAAAGCGTGCCACCTATCGCGCAGACTGGCAAAAACGACTCGGTACGATCGCGCGCAATCCAGCCAACCCGCCGAAACTTACGGTCCTGAAAGAAGATCGAATCGACGGCTGTGTGCGGCAACATGTCAGCTATGAAAGCGAGCCGGGCTTCGCGACTGAAGCCTACTGGATTCGGCCCGAGAAATACGTGGGAAAATTGCCCGCAGTGGTGGTGTTTCATTCCACGGTCGATCACTCGATCTCGCAGCCTGCTGGTCTCGCGGGCCCCGAGGAAAAATGGTTTGGACTCCGGTATGCCAAGCAAGGTTTTGCAACCTTCTCCCCCCGCAATTTCCTCTGGCCTACGAGCGACAAGATCGACGCGAAGAACCAGGCTGAAAAGTTTTTGTCGCGTAAGCCCGACTGTCTCGGGATGGAGAAGATGCTGCACGATGCACTCGTAGCAGTCGACATCGTTAGCGCTCGCGCAGAAGTCGATCCACAGCGGATTGGCGCGATCGGCCACTCGCTGGGAGCGAAAGAAGTCCTCTATCTCGCGGCTTTTGACGATCGTGTGCGGGCCACTATCAGCAGCGAAGGTGGGATCGGCAAATCGTTTTCGAACTGGGAGGCCCCTTGGTACCTCGGCCCACTAGCTAAGGATGAGCAGTTTCATCACGACCATCACGAGCTGCTGGCCTGTGTGGCTCCACGTCCGTTTTTATTAGTCGCGGGTGAGAGCGCCGACAGTGATCGAGGCTGGCCGCTGGTCGACAAAGCTCGCGAAGTGTACGAACTTTATGGGAAGCCGGCTGCTGTCGCTCAGCTGAACCATCGTGGCGGACATGCTGTGCCACTTGAAGTGCTACCGAAGTTCGACGAGTTTCTGCGAACGTTTGTGTAG
- a CDS encoding cysteine desulfurase family protein — protein MRQLYFDHNSTTPIAPSVQEAILPFLAHFYGNPSSSHPLGIASREAVEDARGQTASLLGCDVDEVIFTSGATEANNLALKGVMGRHSRATGGHLVISAIEHASVRATAEYLERQGFDVSIVPCTDQGVIPPEQVRSALRNDTILVSVMHASNETGVIQPIRAIAEICHERGVLLHTDATQTVGKIRTLVDELEVDLLTLSGHKAYAPKGIGALYVRRGVQIEPIMHGCGHEAGLRSGTENLVGIVGLGRALSLASKSLDPAAERMTLLRDKLISELRAGIPEPIVVFGELATRLPNTLYVSFPSVVGLDMLRMIPELQASTGSAAYSDTNSISHTLEAMGVAADVARGSIRLGVGWYTSEEDVERCASLLIHAWETLR, from the coding sequence GTGCGGCAACTCTATTTCGACCACAATTCAACAACCCCTATCGCTCCTAGTGTGCAGGAAGCGATTTTGCCGTTTCTTGCCCATTTCTACGGCAATCCTTCGAGCAGTCATCCGCTCGGAATCGCTAGCCGCGAAGCGGTGGAAGATGCCCGTGGGCAAACTGCTTCGCTACTAGGCTGCGATGTCGACGAGGTCATCTTCACGTCGGGTGCCACCGAAGCGAACAACCTGGCGCTCAAAGGGGTCATGGGACGGCATAGCCGCGCCACTGGTGGACACTTGGTGATCTCGGCAATCGAGCATGCCAGTGTGCGCGCCACAGCTGAGTATCTCGAGCGGCAAGGGTTCGATGTTTCGATCGTCCCCTGTACCGACCAAGGGGTCATTCCTCCCGAGCAAGTCCGCAGCGCTTTGCGAAACGACACGATCCTTGTCAGTGTAATGCACGCGAGCAACGAAACGGGTGTGATTCAGCCGATTCGTGCGATTGCGGAGATTTGCCACGAGCGGGGCGTGCTGCTCCACACCGATGCGACGCAAACCGTCGGCAAAATTCGCACGCTCGTCGATGAACTTGAAGTCGATCTGCTAACTCTCTCGGGACACAAGGCATACGCTCCCAAGGGTATCGGCGCGCTCTATGTTCGACGGGGTGTGCAGATCGAGCCGATCATGCACGGCTGTGGACACGAAGCAGGGCTTCGCAGTGGCACTGAAAACCTCGTTGGAATCGTTGGACTGGGGCGTGCACTATCGCTGGCGTCGAAGAGCCTCGATCCCGCTGCCGAACGGATGACGCTGCTGCGCGACAAGTTGATCAGCGAACTCCGTGCGGGAATTCCCGAGCCCATTGTCGTTTTTGGCGAACTAGCGACCCGCCTGCCTAACACGCTGTACGTCAGTTTTCCGAGCGTCGTGGGGCTCGATATGCTACGCATGATTCCGGAACTTCAAGCGTCGACCGGCTCAGCTGCTTACAGCGACACGAACTCCATTTCGCACACACTCGAGGCGATGGGAGTTGCAGCCGATGTGGCGCGCGGTAGCATTCGACTCGGCGTGGGATGGTACACGTCGGAAGAAGATGTCGAGCGCTGTGCAAGTCTGCTGATTCATGCCTGGGAGACGCTCCGTTAA
- a CDS encoding DUF1553 domain-containing protein produces MEVAQQDAKHWAYETPRRASLPKLASEKRLYDPLDIWIEAAIERAGLTAAREASREVLLRRVTLHLTGLPPTLEERERFLADSSPDAYERLVDRLLASPHYGQRMATPWLDLARYADTHGYHSDTERDMWRWRDWVIDALNSNLPYDEFTRWQLAGDLLPNATLEQKLATGLHRNHMLMDEDGSIPEEFLAEYIADRVAVTGTIWLGQTLACARCHDHKHDPISQRDYYEMAAFFSQIPENGLGGRSGNAPPLLTAPTRSQQLRLDQLAQQIEGLKQTLRAIEKNSAEAFSRWEASAAERTLAAPREPEGLVLHLPLDETEGKIARGAEDSLPTAKINGDPSWIEGKRAGAILLDGKTFLTLPSSLKIDPLAGATVVAWIFPTTKDRMTIASSVDPDEHARGWQFGIEEGRLFVSLTHKQAVDELVVRANESLPLRRWQQVAMVTSGGTKSTEFMLYVDGQPIASTILSRTLSGHIAVDKPIAIAHRDEDEAFRGLLDEVRIYDRSLTADAVAQLAGDQPVARLLKIARQDRTADQQQMLRDYFLEHEVAEYRAAVHQLQKFAAERDQLLRSAPVAMVMQQASQQRKSFLLSGGSYEKPTAEVQPQIPAILRGKTIDLAPGTSLLEKPLTRLDLANWITSPSNPLTARVAVNRAWQIFFGTGIVKSVDDFGTYGDRPSHPELLDMLALDFVASGWDLKQLHRRIVTSSTFRRASDADVRARELDPTNRLLSYFPRTRLPAEMIRDQALAASSLMSHEQGGVGMKPYLPADLWKELAYDPQQYTAQQYAQSKGAELYKRSVYLFIKRSATYPFLLLFDATSRETCTAARDVTRTPLQALVLMNDVAFVEAARELATVAIRSSKSGSERITAMFRRTLSREASPHETALLLSLLASQQSRFSADASAAQALIELGDRPADPTIAAAELASWTMIASTILNLDEVQRPR; encoded by the coding sequence GTGGAAGTTGCCCAGCAAGATGCAAAACATTGGGCTTACGAAACTCCACGCCGCGCGTCGCTGCCCAAGCTTGCGAGCGAGAAGCGGCTGTATGATCCGCTGGATATCTGGATCGAAGCAGCCATCGAGCGAGCGGGGCTAACAGCAGCGCGCGAGGCATCTCGAGAAGTGCTGCTGCGTCGCGTGACTTTGCATCTCACCGGGCTTCCACCCACGCTCGAAGAGCGCGAGCGTTTTCTCGCAGATAGTTCTCCCGATGCTTACGAGCGGCTTGTCGATCGACTTCTCGCTTCGCCTCATTACGGCCAGCGGATGGCAACGCCTTGGCTCGACTTGGCTCGGTATGCCGATACGCACGGCTATCACAGCGACACCGAGCGCGACATGTGGCGTTGGCGCGACTGGGTGATCGATGCACTCAACAGCAATCTTCCCTACGACGAGTTCACGCGTTGGCAACTTGCCGGCGACCTGCTGCCGAATGCAACCCTCGAGCAAAAGCTGGCAACGGGACTGCATCGAAATCACATGTTGATGGACGAGGATGGCTCGATTCCCGAAGAGTTTCTCGCCGAGTACATCGCCGACCGCGTGGCCGTGACCGGAACCATTTGGCTTGGACAAACGCTTGCTTGTGCGCGGTGTCACGATCACAAGCACGATCCGATATCGCAGCGCGATTACTACGAAATGGCCGCTTTTTTCAGCCAAATTCCCGAGAATGGGCTCGGCGGTCGAAGTGGCAACGCGCCACCACTGCTCACCGCGCCAACACGTAGTCAGCAGTTGCGTCTTGATCAGTTAGCGCAGCAAATCGAAGGCCTCAAGCAAACGCTTCGTGCTATCGAGAAGAATTCCGCGGAGGCGTTTTCGCGCTGGGAAGCTTCGGCTGCTGAGCGTACACTCGCCGCCCCGCGCGAACCCGAGGGCTTGGTGCTTCATCTTCCCCTCGATGAAACCGAAGGCAAGATCGCGCGTGGTGCAGAAGACTCGCTTCCGACGGCAAAGATCAATGGCGATCCCTCGTGGATCGAAGGAAAGCGAGCTGGCGCTATTTTGCTCGATGGAAAAACGTTCCTTACGTTGCCATCGAGTCTGAAGATCGATCCTCTCGCTGGCGCTACCGTGGTGGCCTGGATCTTTCCCACGACGAAGGATCGCATGACGATCGCCAGTTCGGTTGATCCCGATGAACATGCGCGAGGGTGGCAGTTCGGTATCGAAGAAGGACGACTCTTCGTCTCTCTCACCCACAAGCAAGCTGTCGATGAACTTGTGGTGCGCGCAAACGAGTCACTCCCTCTGCGACGTTGGCAGCAGGTGGCTATGGTCACTTCAGGTGGCACGAAGTCGACAGAATTTATGCTCTATGTCGATGGCCAACCGATCGCGTCGACGATTTTGTCGAGGACACTTAGCGGGCATATTGCGGTCGATAAGCCGATTGCTATTGCACATCGTGATGAGGATGAAGCATTTCGCGGATTGCTCGATGAGGTGCGAATCTACGATCGTTCGCTGACTGCTGATGCGGTCGCACAACTGGCTGGCGATCAGCCGGTGGCTCGTCTACTGAAGATCGCGCGGCAAGATCGAACAGCTGACCAACAGCAAATGTTGCGCGATTACTTTCTCGAGCATGAAGTGGCCGAGTATCGCGCGGCAGTGCATCAGTTACAAAAATTCGCAGCCGAGCGCGATCAGTTGTTGCGTTCGGCACCGGTGGCAATGGTGATGCAGCAGGCATCGCAGCAGCGAAAGAGTTTTCTCCTGTCGGGAGGCTCGTACGAAAAGCCCACAGCTGAAGTACAGCCTCAAATCCCTGCAATTCTTCGGGGAAAAACGATCGATTTAGCTCCCGGCACATCCCTCTTGGAGAAGCCACTCACTCGTCTGGATCTGGCTAACTGGATCACTAGTCCGTCGAATCCACTCACAGCGCGCGTGGCTGTGAATCGTGCCTGGCAGATTTTTTTCGGAACGGGCATCGTGAAGAGTGTGGATGATTTTGGAACGTACGGCGATCGACCAAGCCATCCTGAATTGCTCGACATGCTGGCGCTTGATTTTGTCGCGAGTGGCTGGGACCTGAAGCAGCTGCATCGCCGCATAGTCACCAGCAGTACCTTTCGGCGCGCTTCCGACGCAGACGTTCGCGCTCGCGAGCTTGATCCGACGAATCGATTACTTTCGTACTTTCCTCGGACTCGCTTGCCCGCGGAGATGATTCGCGATCAAGCCCTCGCCGCGAGTTCGCTCATGTCGCACGAGCAGGGTGGTGTTGGCATGAAGCCTTACTTGCCGGCCGACCTTTGGAAAGAATTGGCATACGATCCGCAGCAGTACACGGCTCAGCAGTATGCCCAAAGCAAAGGGGCTGAGCTGTACAAGCGAAGTGTTTATCTCTTCATCAAACGGTCGGCAACTTATCCGTTTCTACTGTTGTTCGATGCCACTAGTCGCGAGACATGCACTGCGGCGCGCGATGTCACTCGTACACCACTGCAAGCCCTTGTCTTGATGAATGACGTTGCCTTTGTCGAAGCTGCTCGTGAGCTGGCAACTGTGGCCATTCGTTCGTCGAAGTCCGGCTCCGAGCGAATCACAGCGATGTTTCGCCGAACATTATCGCGCGAGGCTTCGCCCCACGAAACTGCGCTGCTGTTGTCACTTCTGGCATCGCAGCAATCGCGATTTTCTGCAGATGCAAGCGCTGCTCAAGCGCTCATCGAACTTGGGGATCGGCCTGCGGATCCCACCATTGCTGCAGCGGAACTCGCTTCGTGGACCATGATCGCCAGCACGATTTTGAATCTCGATGAAGTGCAGCGACCTCGATAG